The DNA window ACACTGCACCGCTTCCTGTGAGCGCAGGCCCATCATGCGAGCCAGTTGCAGCGTCAGCGCGAGTCCGGTGTCTTTCTGTTGCAGGGTTGCCAGCGCTGCCTGATAGCGCTCCGGCGTAATCGCCTGCCGCGTACCGTCCCGGCTGGCGCCGCTCAGCCCTAACGCCTTGTTGCTCAAGCGTTCCGCATCCGCCAGCTTAACTCGCCCGGCGGTGCGCAGCATCACCCGTACCGCCGCCATTTCGTTATGCAGCGTGCGTAGAGTAATTCCCTGTTCTAACCGCCCGGCGATATAGCATTCGATATGTTTCGCTTTCAGATGCTGCACCGTGCGTATCTGAATATTCAAAGACAGCAGGTGGCTGGCAAGCCGCTCTGCAATTTTTAGTCGGTCATGTACCGTCTTATGGCTGCCGCCAGCCTGTCGGGCCAGCGTCTGCATCTCCCGGCTTAATCGTGACATATGTTATCCCCCCATCCTCAATAACCTCTGTTCTCCGGCGCACGGCGATTTACGACACGGGGAAACCGTGCCGCACTGAGCAATACCTGCGCGCCGGAGCGGCAGCGGTTGAGGTATGACGGAGATATCGGTTATGCACTCGGTGCAGCCGCCTGCATCAGCAGGGTAATCCCCTCAGGCTGAAAGCCTGCCTCAGGTATCGGTTCAGTCCTCCTCTGATAAGTGGGTTGATGAGAATTGACGCAGAAAATGTGCGTCAGATGACAGGGCACGCCGGAAAGCGTTGTGGCGTAAGGGCTGGCGCAGGGTTTGTTCGCGGCGTCACTTGCAACGGCTATGCGCCGTATGAAGTGACGCCGCAGCCTCATTGAAGTATTCGCTGAGGCAGCAAAAGGCCGCAGACGGTTGCGCCAGCAATAGAGGTTGTTGTACGCATCAGTGCGTATGCAAAAAGGATGCAGCCCTAAGGCATTGGGATAAGGTAGCTACCATCGCCGCAGCGATCACCCGCAAAAGGGTAGCGGGGCGGGTTGGGGGTCGACCACACAGGCTGGGCCTGCGCGTTGCCTTGAAGGTCGTGGCAACATGGGAATGCTGCTTGCAGCAGCGGTATCGCACTGACAATTTACTGCGCCAAAATCCGTATATCAAGCGGCTAACGCGCTGCGCTTGTTGGCTCCTCACTGGATTTCTATTCCATAGAAATCCAGTGAGGAGTGTCTAAATCCACCAACAGGATGAAAAAAAATTTTGTAAATTTTTAGTGGCTAATCCGAGGTTCCATCTCGGTATTGTTGATGTTGTCCGCTGTTATAACGCGAAGGCCAGATCTCTTCGGGGCGTTTATGCAAGGCTTCGGCGATTAAGCGTTCTCCTTTAGGCCAATGGCGCGTCAGTGTATTTGCCAAAGTGGAAGAGGCGAGTCCCGCTTCTCTGGAAACCGCAGCCAGCGTTGTGCCTTTCTTTCTTAAACCAGCAATGATATCTGCCGGATGCCAGTCTTGTTCGGTCATCGGAAGTTACCCTCGTTAGTAGTCATAAGACAGAGTCAGCGAAGTTGCCTTCTTCCGACTCAGGCATGTTTTATGTTTCTTCTTTAGGAAGTCTAAAGATAATGAATCTTAAGGAATGCTAAAGATTCTGTCAATACAGTTATTGGTGGCAGATCCTTATGATCCCTGAACGTCTTAAAAATGCGAGGTTACGGGCTAATCTGACGCAAGAGCAGCTTGGCGTATTAGCCGGGATTGGCGAAGAGACGGCCTATTCTCGTCTCTCGCAGTATGAGAGCGGAACGCATACGCCATCGTTCAAAACGGTTTGCGCCTTTGCACACGCATTGAACGTGCCAGAGAGCTATTTCTACACCGTGGACGATAGCTTTGCAGAAGCGATCCTGACACTGTATGCCGGTGAAACCGTACGGTGGCAACGCACACCAGATGACAAATAAGGGCAGGGTACACACTAAGCGCGTCGCCATCTTTATAAACTCTAAAGAAAATTCATATTGAGGAATGCTAAAGATTACCGCAATACATTAACTGCCGGTAATAACTGAATGATTCCTAAGCGTTTGAAAGCGGCCAGATTAAGAGCGAATCTTACGCAGGAGAAGCTCGGCGTACTGGCTGGTATCGAAGAGGCTACCGCCTATTCGCGTCTGTCTCATTATGAAAATGGCACGCATAAACCCACGTTTGAATTGGCCTGCGAATTTGCCCGTGTACTCAATGT is part of the Gibbsiella quercinecans genome and encodes:
- a CDS encoding integrase domain-containing protein, translated to MSRLSREMQTLARQAGGSHKTVHDRLKIAERLASHLLSLNIQIRTVQHLKAKHIECYIAGRLEQGITLRTLHNEMAAVRVMLRTAGRVKLADAERLSNKALGLSGASRDGTRQAITPERYQAALATLQQKDTGLALTLQLARMMGLRSQEAVQCSQSLQTWATALERGDEQLTVVFGTKGGRPRQTRVLDRKVLMQTVNQALAIAATRNDRLIDKPDLKSAMNRWRSQTVLAGLKGQYSPHSLRYAWAQDAMRYYRRQGFSNREARSLVSMDLGHGDGRGRYVERVYGKAL
- a CDS encoding helix-turn-helix domain-containing protein translates to MTEQDWHPADIIAGLRKKGTTLAAVSREAGLASSTLANTLTRHWPKGERLIAEALHKRPEEIWPSRYNSGQHQQYRDGTSD
- a CDS encoding helix-turn-helix domain-containing protein translates to MIPERLKNARLRANLTQEQLGVLAGIGEETAYSRLSQYESGTHTPSFKTVCAFAHALNVPESYFYTVDDSFAEAILTLYAGETVRWQRTPDDK
- a CDS encoding helix-turn-helix transcriptional regulator — protein: MIPKRLKAARLRANLTQEKLGVLAGIEEATAYSRLSHYENGTHKPTFELACEFARVLNVPECYFYIVDDEFAEDVLNLYLERSRRKEK